A window of Vigna unguiculata cultivar IT97K-499-35 chromosome 4, ASM411807v1, whole genome shotgun sequence contains these coding sequences:
- the LOC114180348 gene encoding uncharacterized protein LOC114180348: MEPMPTPQSILSSDLVGGFISMFLKDQDCGHVDRVFIIRYWKDLGAKWTVVDYQSNVHHVTYNMDIHTPMITQGWNQLRSFYGDQSDKLVVFKYVGNSSFVIHVSKRSANTGIKTKFLNNVAIRRPLSMSNLIHFTVELSTYYCQASDLYLKKEFATYFQNSGLSSVVLHGPRGKVECKLIIRRRCVKIGSGWKDFCALHQLSVQDHPELFFEVESQRTSRDIKVLYPLFWF, translated from the exons ATGGAACCCATGCCCACACCACAATCCATACTTTCTTCAGATCTGGTTGGCGGAttcatttctatgtttttgaaagaccag GACTGTGGACACGTCGACCGAGTCTTCATCATACGCTATTGGAAGGACCTTGGTGCTAAATGGACTGTTGTGGATTACCAAAGTAATGTTCACCATGTTACTTACAACATGGATATTCACACTCCAATGATTACTCAAGGCTGGAACCAACTAAGATCTTTCTATGGAGATCAGTCAGACAAGTTGGTTGTGTTCAAATACGTGGGAAATTCATCTTTCGTAATCCACGTCTCTAAACGTTCTGCAAACACAGGAATCAAGACCAAGTTCCTCAACAATGTTGCCATACGTCGTCCTCTCTCTATGTCCAACTTAATCCATTTTACTGTTGAACTATCCACATACTACTGTCAAGCAAGCGACCTG TATTTGAAGAAAGAATTTGCTACTTATTTTCAAAACAGTGGACTTTCTTCTGTTGTTTTACATGGACCCCGGGGCAAGGTCGAGtgtaaattgataataagacgTAGGTGTGTTAAGATAGGATCTGGCTGGAAAGACTTTTGTGCTCTTCATCAACTCTCTGTACAGGATCACCCtgaattattttttgaagttgaaagtCAAAGAACAAGCAGAGATATCAAAGTTCTTTATCCACTTTTTTGGTTTTaa